From Argopecten irradians isolate NY chromosome 12, Ai_NY, whole genome shotgun sequence, one genomic window encodes:
- the LOC138305101 gene encoding variant surface antigen E-like, producing the protein MNKPTTKEYKQTASSQPTTKEYKQTASSQPTTKESKQTASSQPTTKESKQTASSQPTTKEYKQTASSQPTTKEYKQTASSQPTTKESKQTASSQPTTKEYKQTASSQPTTKEYKQTASSQPTTKEYKQTASSQPTTKESKQTASSQPTTKESKQTASSQPTTKEYKQTASSQPTTKESKQTASSQPSTKESKQTASSQPTTKESKQTASSQPTKKESKQTASSQPTTKEYKQTASSQPTTKESKQTASSQPKTKESKQTASSQPTTKESKQTASSQPTTKESKQTASSQPTTKESKQTASSQPTKYSTCIYQHMSPETAKAQMITAEYWIAS; encoded by the exons atgaacaag CCAACGACGAAGGAATATAAACAAACTGCCAGTTCACAGCCTACGACGAAGGAATATAAACAAACTGCCAGTTCACAGCCTACGACGAAGGAATCTAAACAAACTGCCAGTTCACAGCCTACGACGAAGGAATCTAAACAAACTGCCAGTTCACAGCCTACCACGAAGGAATATAAACAAACTGCCAGTTCACAGCCTACCACGAAGGAATATAAACAAACTGCCAGTTCACAGCCTACGACGAAGGAATCTAAACAAACTGCCAGTTCACAGCCTACGACGAAGGAATATAAACAAACTGCCAGTTCACAGCCTACGACGAAGGAATATAAACAAACTGCCAGTTCACAGCCTACGACGAAGGAATATAAACAAACTGCCAGTTCACAGCCTACAACGAAGGAATCTAAACAAACTGCCAGTTCACAGCCTACGACGAAGGAATCTAAACAAACTGCCAGTTCACAGCCTACGACGAAGGAATATAAACAAACTGCCAGTTCACAGCCTACGACGAAGGAATCTAAACAAACTGCAAGTTCACAGCCTTCGACGAAGGAATCTAAACAAACTGCCAGTTCACAGCCTACGACGAAGGAATCTAAACAAACTGCCAGTTCACAGCCTACGAAGAAGGAATCTAAACAAACTGCCAGTTCACAGCCTACGACGAAGGAATATAAACAAACTGCCAGTTCACAGCCTACGACGAAGGAATCTAAACAAACTGCCAGTTCACAGCCTAAGACGAAGGAATCTAAACAAACTGCTAGTTCACAGCCTACGACGAAGGAATCTAAACAAACTGCCAGTTCACAGCCTACGACGAAGGAATCTAAACAAACTGCCAGTTCACAGCCTACGACGAAGGAATCTAAACAAACTGCCAGTTCACAGCCTACGAAATACTCAACTTGTATTTATCAACATATGAGTCCCGAGACAGCCAAAGCACAAATGATAACAGCAGAATACTGGATAGCCAGTTAA
- the LOC138305102 gene encoding uncharacterized protein: protein MADVFEKERKSIRSSQPRSKHTQIRFVKEGETRTSRSEKSIGIIGQAGDWRLEVDINQRLNFPDIVPTNLRPDMVLWSPGIKKVIIELTVPWEERCSEAHERKRAKYEALLTECREQGWHTWNYPVEVGCRGFPAQSVWRMLSALGLSGRTKRTAVQRMAKAAERSSCWVWMKKDTSSWKPTTDAQ from the coding sequence ATGGCTGATGTTTTCGAGAAAGAACGGAAGAGCATCAGGTCCAGTCAACCAAGGTCCAAGCATACGCAGATTAGGTTTGTGAAGGAAGGTGAAACAAGGACATCCAGATCTGAGAAATCAATCGGAATTATCGGCCAGGCAGGGGACTGGAGGCTGGAGGTAGATATCAACCAGAGATTAAATTTCCCGGATATTGTTCCCACTAACCTCAGACCGGATATGGTTCTATGGTCACCAGGAATAAAGAAAGTCATTATCGAACTAACAGTCCCATGGGAGGAAAGGTGCAGTGAAGCACATGAAAGGAAGAGGGCGAAGTACGAGGCACTGCTGACGGAATGCAGGGAGCAGGGCTGGCATACATGGAACTACCCTGTTGAGGTTGGATGCAGAGGCTTCCCCGCACAGTCTGTATGGAGAATGCTTTCTGCATTAGGGTTGTCGGGCAGGACCAAAAGGACAGCAGTGCAGAGAATGGCTAAGGCAGCAGAACGATCTTCATGCTGGGTGTGGATGAAGAAGGACACCAGTAGCTGGAAACCCACCACCGACGcgcagtga
- the LOC138305167 gene encoding uncharacterized protein: MSFTVPKRAKREPGRRVGGLARIFIRSMKELKDNELARVLKKESESTNKTVTDCVGGTKVNNDSKALSHQNHRKLPEHASLHKSKTEDNIWSSTNDLTSTNGKKEEGTGRKTSEDNKSLPKDHNGKGDGSAAAESKQVGNDFGMKRNYSKEDDISAAHHEENSLTTERSVSPLSKASKVANKESYSEGNKSTIADIKSKRGGASTSSKLFTESIKINCQDGHSCLPKHRHRPYSQRRHSNSSRERDVEKLESEDWSSDLLEVEGRGGNLHHADTTEQNIVHLCMEQKCNDGNVKTIEKTANSGNNCNKADERASKDVSEVIGGDGTEENTSQKCRSSSDQQTCKEDVSPERKQIRNQPNDSSHVLTKSLSSDVSAEKTDDNEMNSGQGLEKGHVVTENFDQRLKDNLDRHLDDKVSAMLHNFGEVDSEQTHVKITYTDIQVFPESTGSNDSEGLEKGDYREDKLKNVAMKADEGHEKRKFEKQENTEIKKEERYKSCVLEKKETVEMKIDESCETQTFEKPETTEIKKERYKIKTFEKKETEDSLLVRSEKNSLQQLEEVCEEEKNNHNSIGPKCVAENAEISKPGEKPEIQDYCKDNQHSTQTVTYCDSTCTGDRDEDKKQTDRNGALPLCGDNQHSTQTVTCCDSTGDIDEDKKQNDRKGALPLHVPVCDVPFVYNRLKNTGTMSGSDNSSNFSSKKNFDKSDLIPKVEWRKPSPWRENSSASSDSSYTARSSRPRPKKPKRKFKHTKSMARGHTLTVSPISTPLAGSPSISQNVRGEKQPNTKSTYNSMIHSKVEAMAKEMKAKVLTPPDSKARQMVSKPTMYRDSLRAMKQVREENDPCHQIPLEQEKKDTSRTKLNMLSQVSSDRESSESTGCEYVDCISDSAQEDSTEFGSFIESVQKEGTERSRSFTELLQKEVTEQSRSISVSTQKEKKEYSRRISVSSEKEITGCGNTKLTESLGSKSKSNVILVQPKSSDQRKEKAYVHVIKAQVSSEPQLSDNQRYACRHRHNEHSQKEESISGKCFRNSKFKEQHRGEIRHQEISGNKAHLGSKHGEKLQSKNVESQNIVNARHDTTIQSTDKCDPSHQRDSTELQDHIKGNHRNTGKPLEQQNFEGRHTQILESTGDSNILHLGNSGDLSKSEGHSTRKKEQVSERENDSDNIRHVNLSSNSESEGQSSPRGQDNLCCTRTKTSVSNGSNISGNIQRGHISRWSNSFNNRQGSHINSSENGIKVTEHPSHTALHLNNQDTIRGQNRSENLQSTNIREDNVNQDYKKTRSFILDNSSQGHNRNGLNRQKDSSQGQNRSESVRQDNLPQGHSKSERFNQDNRSQGHSCYRPTRQEDSSQSHNRTESVRQDNLPQGHNKSERFNQDNLPQGHNKSERFNQDNRSQGHSCYRPTRQEDSSQGHNRTESLRQDNLSHGCNRTEVHKHGSYFQTDKSSESGRLESSLQHSHVETSIKKSSMIDNGKDIVRCQSTTENRPNRISESGAQYDLQDGQQNCSQFRPNLHPHSGSRFGNERLAVADGLIPADTNYNHAKTVDSQRRPVRSDTHNKMDSKCKLQKQAGSITGQNILKDKAIICVGLEGSDENWDIDLLSVAPSIDSKGVGDRERNRINDVSETSVLKPSTDSNDINDKGKNDVSETSVVEGKLDSSKVFVNGMSHCVQHGSKFRMDNVCHKHVENSDKGIGEISGICSYDKADTQKKCEVQTTSDTSDRFSGTSCNRTGRVAMDGDNGHTVYKSSTDQHPKLTNLHERAKTSDDWRDSRKLDERSRKYQPWDRKDKYGLIDNGLSSKDSHTGNLDRGKTPAVYPKHSSVERKGTDYQRKCPWSEALKQPDHVMEEIEENWDANLLDIEGILKTHRQEAKTVEQVVPGGQELSKTMTNDHQSGKFTGSDLRTGHHQLEEWESTVLDLNLISGVDRINSDNEGLTNKERHVLRTGQVGEADGLSDCSQPVCNVQNDQPIHTVQENEGSVIPQSDCSLSESRGMAEFEDNYTSDDVMDSYVFLSQEECDTRTSTDQEMDKLYNRHPNSPVTFRPHVSSDKSKQTNNSRNQKYLSSEMRNDLQPPPIYRRKNRPPGYGPEECVCPPGCVQYWTWRCCYCRWGWEPRICDIRSALDISDYFSPPTTDDKDTTDLGLRMRYRPRGILAMGPNRIPPPPSRELWNQMQQGAAPVYPLPPRGTANPYNRAPHPQLPRSYPSDSRKVVCDMGRSNPYGLSSVQHSSKTGEQSVSKGKTIYSYNPSEYVAKDRMMNNGNLAGKQQTFSCGELMCETNGLSSDDLQDLQLNSPKLVDYGFSETDDSEEEKKESKSRVVLFGKDDQDSDCSSENKRKLDQEDQDENNKEDVTSKRRHVLPPSNIYHFIRHSVKTEQSTTKEPEKKTTAYVPPHRRQTVELPDSSHRDSPSKPERKKQATPKDYDLNVSSPTSKPSPSPGSYPWTPFWASPPHPMTVPVSPLYGYHQPPCPYPPGYYYHPTDWYHGNSAGESYGGAYPQTTRTHSNNSTAVKTSTSSPTATKENLQTDVKSPERLVLPPRIKFLERTRLLGHSTDSESSSSFPLVDWKANFKEKCKRYCGTFIDSHCHLDFLFNRQSYRGTWSKYKILHEATMPHSFEGCVAVFCHPSSFRSEGLWRDIALEEDVWLAFGCHPKNATEFSPRAEEGLLRCLQHKRVVALGEIGLDYSGIFKQHQAIQKSVFIKQIQLALEINKPLVIHCRDAEEDCLQILEKTVPRNYRIHCHCFTGNYESAKKWLDLFPNLYIGLTPLVTYRTATPTHEVARFIPLDRLLLETDAPYFIPRKFPKEDVQFSHPGMAITVAEHVAFLKRCSVTEVLHACRQNTRTMYGV, translated from the exons ATGAGCTTTACGGTGCCCAAAAGAGCCAAGCGAGAGCCAGGAAGGAGAGTTGGTGGATTAGCAAGGATATTTATAAGGTCTATGAAAGAGCTCAAGGACAATGAACTGGCTAGAGTGTTGAAAAAGGAATCTGAATCCACAAACAAGACAGTCACAGATTGTGTAGGAGGTACCAAGGTAAACAATGACTCCAAGGCTCTCTCACACCAAAACCACAGAAAGCTACCGGAACACGCAAGTCTGCACAAGTCCAAAACAGAGGATAATATATGGTCATCAACCAATGATTTAACCTCAACTAATGGCAAAAAAGAGGAGGGAACAGGAAGAAAGACTTCTGAAGATAACAAGTCGCTTCCTAAGGACCACAACGGTAAAGGGGATGGGAGTGCAGCTGCAGAATCTAAACAAGTGGGAAATGATTTTGGCATGAAAAGGAACTATTCTAAAGAGGACGATATCTCAGCCGCACATCATGAGGAAAATTCATTAACTACAGAAAGGTCAGTCAGTCCTTTGTCAAAAGCTTCCAAAGTGGCAAACAAAGAAAGTTATTCTGAAGGCAATAAATCTACAATAGCTGACATTAAAAGTAAGAGAGGGGGTGCTTCCACATcaagtaaattgtttacagaaaGTATAAAGATCAACTGCCAAGATGGACATTCTTGTTTACCAAAGCATAGGCATAGACCTTACAGCCAAAGAAGACACTCCAACAGTTCCAGGGAGAGAGATGTAGAGAAGCTGGAATCTGAAGACTGGAGCTCTGATCTTCTCGAGGTTGAGGGTAGGGGAGGGAATTTACACCACGCAGATACAACTGAACAGAATATTGTACATCTGTGTATGGAACAGAAATGTAATGATGGAAATGTCAAAACCATAGAAAAAACCGCTAACAGTGGAAACAACTGTAATAAAGCAGACGAGAGAGCATCAAAAGATGTCAGTGAAGTTATAGGAGGTGATGGTACTGAAGAGAATACAAGTCAGAAGTGTAGAAGTAGTTCAGATCAACAAACATGTAAAGAGGATGTGAGTCCTGAAAGGAAGCAAATCAGGAATCAACCAAATGACAGTAGTCATGTTCTCACAAAATCATTGAGCTCCGATGTGTCGGCAGAGAAAACTGATGACAATGAAATGAACTCTGGTCAAGGTTTGGAAAAGGGTCATGTTGTTACTGAGAACTTTGATCAAAGGCTAAAAGACAATTTAGATCGTCATCTTGATGACAAGGTTTCAGCAATGCTGCATAATTTCGGTGAGGTTGACAGTGAGCAGACTCATGTCAAAATTACATATACTGACATTCAAGTGTTCCCTGAATCAACAGGTTCCAATGATAGTGAAGGTTTAGAAAAAGGTGATTATAGGGAAGATAAGCTGAAAAATGTGGCAATGAAGGCTGATGAGGGTCATGAAAAACGCAAATTTGAAAAGCAAGAAAATACAGAGATAAAGAAAGAGGAGAGATATAAATCATGTGTACTTGAAAAGAAAGAAACTGTAGAGATGAAGATTGATGAGAGTTGTGAAACACAAACATTTGAAAAGCCAGAAACTACAGAGATAAAGAAAGAgaggtataaaataaaaacatttgaaaaaaaagaaactgaAGATTCCTTACTTGTTCGCTCAGAGAAAAATTCATTGCAACAGTTGGAGGAAGTTTGTGAGGAGGAGAAAAACAACCATAATTCAATCGGACCAAAATGTGTAGCGGAAAACGCAGAAATATCCAAACCTGGAGAGAAACCAGAAATACAAGACTATTGTAAGGACAATCAACATTCTACACAAACTGTTACATACTGTGATAGTACATGTACAGGAGACAGGGATGAGGATAAAAAACAGACTGACAGGAACGGAGCGCTTCCCCTCTGTGGGGACAATCAACATTCTACACAAACTGTTACATGCTGTGATAGTACAGGAGACATTGATGAGGATAAAAAACAGAATGACAGGAAAGGCGCGCTTCCTCTCCATGTCCCTGTCTGTGATGTTCCATTTGTTTATAACAGACTAAAGAACACTGGCACAATGTCTGGTTCAGACAACTCTTCAAATTTTTCTTCAAAGAAAAATTTTGACAAATCGGATTTGATCCCGAAAGTAGAATGGAGGAAACCTTCACCTTGGAGAGAGAATTCATCTGCTAGTTCAGACAGTTCTTACACTGCGAGGAGCTCAAGGCCAAGGCCAAAGAAACCAAAGAGAAAGTTTAAACATACAAAGAGCATGGCCAGAGGGCACACCTTAACAGTATCTCCTATATCAACACCACTAGCTGGATCACCGTCCATCTCTCAGAACGTCCGGGGGGAGAAACAGCCAAATACAAAATCTACCTACAATAGCATGATTCACTCTAAGGTTGAGGCTATGGCGAAGGAGATGAAGGCCAAGGTTCTCACACCACCAGACAGTAAAGCTAGACAAATGGTGTCTAAGCCTACTATGTACAGAGACAGTCTTAGAGCCATGAAGCAGGTCAGGGAGGAAAATGATCCTTGTCATCAAATTCCCCTTGAGCAGGAGAAAAAAGATACTTCAAGAACGAAACTCAACATGCTTTCACAGGTCAGCTCAGATCGAGAAAGTTCAGAATCCACTGGATGTGAATATGTAGATTGTATTTCTGATTCAGCCCAGGAGGATAGTACAGAGTTTGGAAGTTTCATTGAATCAGTTCAAAAGGAAGGTACAGAGCGTAGCAGAAGTTTTACTGAATTATTACAAAAGGAGGTTACGGAGCAAAGTAGAAGTATTTCTGTATCaacacaaaaggaaaaaaaggaGTACAGTAGACGTATTTCTGTATCATCAGAAAAGGAAATAACTGGTTGCGGTAATACTAAATTGACAGAAAGTTTGGGTTCAAAGAGCAAATCTAATGTCATCCTTGTTCAACCTAAAAGCTCTGATCAAAGAAAGGAGAAAGCTTATGTCCATGTAATTAAAGCACAAGTGAGCTCTGAGCCACAACTTTCAGATAACCAAAGATACGCCTGTCGTCATAGACATAATGAACATTCTCAAAAAGAGGAAAGTATATCAGGGAAGTGTTTtagaaattcaaaattcaagGAGCAGCATAGAGGTGAAATAAGACATCAGGAAATATCAGGAAACAAGGCACATCTAGGATCTAAACATGGAGAAAAGTTGCAGTCAAAGAATGTTGAATCACAGAACATTGTTAATGCTAGGCATGACACGACTATTCAGTCTACAGATAAATGTGATCCTAGCCATCAAAGAGATTCTACAGAGTTACAGGATCACATCAAAGGGAATCATCGAAATACTGGCAAACCCTTGGAACAACAAAATTTTGAGGGGAGGCATACTCAAATTTTAGAATCTACTGGTGATAGTAATATTTTACATCTTGGAAACTCTGGTGACTTGTCAAAATCTGAAGGACATTCTACTAGAAAAAAGGAGCAAGTATCTGAACGTGAAAATGATTCGGATAACATAAGGCATGTGAACTTGTCCAGTAATTCAGAGAGTGAAGGACAAAGCAGTCCTAGAGGTCAGGACAATTTATGTTGTACAAGGACAAAAACCTCGGTCAGCAATGGTAGCAATATTTCCGGGAATATACAGCGAGGACACATCTCCCGATGGAGCAATAGCTTCAACAATAGACAGGGCAGTCATATAAATAGTTCGGAAAATggaatcaaggtcacagaacaTCCAAGTCATACTGCATTACACCTCAACAACCAGGACACCATCAGAGGTCAAAATAGGTCAGAAAATTTACAATCAACAAACATCAGGGAGGACAATGTAAATCAAGACTATAAAAAGACAAGGTCTTTTATACTGGACAACTCCTCTCAAGGTCATAATAGGAATGGGCTTAATAGACAGAAGGATTCTTCCCAAGGTCAAAATAGGTCAGAGTCTGTAAGACAGGACAACTTACCTCAAGGTCACAGTAAGTCAGAGCGTTTTAATCAGGACAACCGATCTCAAGGTCACAGCTGTTATAGGCCCACAAGGCAGGAAGATTCATCTCAAAGTCACAATAGGACAGAGTCTGTAAGACAGGACAACTTACCTCAAGGTCACAATAAGTCAGAGCGTTTTAATCAGGACAACTTACCTCAAGGTCACAATAAGTCAGAGCGTTTTAATCAGGACAACAGATCTCAAGGTCACAGCTGTTATAGGCCCACAAGGCAGGAAGATTCATCTCAAGGTCACAATAGGACAGAGTCTTTAAGACAAGACAACTTATCTCATGGTTGCAATAGGACAGAGGTACATAAGCATGGCAGTTACTTCCAAACTGATAAAAGTTCAGAATCAGGACGGCTAGAAAGCTCATTACAACATAGCCATGTGGAAACTTCAATTAAAAAAAGTTCTATGATCGATAATGGGAAGGACATCGTACGCTGTCAAAGTACTACTGAAAATAGACCTAATAGAATTTCTGAATCTGGAGCTCAATATGATTTGCAAGATGGTCAACAAAATTGTTCACAGTTTAGGCCTAATCTCCATCCTCATTCTGGGTCAAGGTTTGGTAATGAAAGATTAGCTGTAGCTGATGGTCTGATACCAGCAGACACCAACTATAACCATGCGAAAACTGTTGATTCTCAGAGGAGACCAGTTAGGTCAGACACCCATAACAAAATGGATTCAAAATGCAAGTTACAGAAGCAAGCCGGTTCAATCACTGGACAAAATATACTGAAAGATAAAGCCATTATTTGTGTAGGACTGGAGGGATCGGATGAGAACTGGGATATAGACCTATTATCTGTGGCTCCATCCATAGATAGTAAAGGTGTAGGTGACAGAGAGAGAAACAGGATAAACGATGTGTCGGAAACTAGTGTGCTTAAACCATCCACAGATAGTAATGACATCAATGACAAGGGGAAAAACGATGTGTCGGAAACTAGTGTAGTGGAGGGCAAACTAGATTCATCCAAGGTATTTGTGAATGGAATGTCACACTGTGTACAACATGGATCCAAGTTCAGAATGGACAATGTTTGCCACAAACATGTAGAGAACTCTGATAAAGGTATAGGAGAAATAAGTGGCATTTGTTCCTACGACAAAGCTGATACCCAAAAGAAGTGTGAAGTTCAGACAACATCTGATACCTCTGATAGATTTAGCGGGACATCCTGTAATCGTACAGGACGTGTGGCAATGGATGGTGATAATGGGCATACTGTATATAAGTCTTCTACTGATCAACATCCTAAGCTTACTAACCTGCACGAACGGGCAAAGACATCTGATGATTGGAGAGATTCCAGGAAGCTTGATGAAAGATCAAGAAAGTATCAACCATGGGATAGGAAAGACAAGTATGGGTTAATAGATAATGGATTGTCATCCAAAGACTCCCATACCGGTAATCTGGACAGGGGTAAAACTCCAGCTGTTTATCCCAAACATAGCTCTGTTGAGAGGAAAGGGACAGACTACCAGAGGAAGTGTCCCTGGTCTGAGGCCCTCAAACAGCCGGACCATGTAATGGAGGAGATAGAAGAAAATTGGGATGCAAATCTATTGGATATTGAGGGCATACTTAAAACCCACAGACAGGAGGCTAAAACTGTGGAACAAGTCGTACCAGGTGGACAAGAGTTGTCTAAAACAATGACTAATGATCATCAATCAGGGAAATTTACAGGATCTGATCTGAGAACTGGCCATCATCAGCTGGAGGAATGGGAGTCAACTGTGCTTGACTTAAACCTCATTAGTGGTGTGGACAGGATCAATAGTGATAATGAAGGACTGACTAACAAAGAAAGACATGTGCTTCGTACAGGACAAGTGGGTGAGGCTGATGGGTTGTCAGATTGTAGTCAACCTGTTTGTAATGTACAGAACGACCAACCCATACATACTGTCCAGGAAAACGAAGGATCTGTCATTCCCCAGTCAGATTGTAGTTTGAGTGAATCTCGAGGAATGGCAGAGTTTGAGGACAACTATACAAGTGATGATGTAATGGACTCCTATGTATTCCTGAGTCAGGAGGAATGTGACACCCGGACATCAACTGACCAAGAAATGGACAAATTGTACAACAGACATCCAAACTCTCCTGTGACATTTAGACCCCATGTATCTTCTGACAAGTCAAAGCAAACAAACAATTCAAGGAATCAGAAGTATTTAAGTAGTGAGATGAGAAATGATTTGCAACCTCCACCAATATATAGAAGGAAGAATAGGCCTCCAGGGTATGGGCCTGAGGAGTGTGTATGTCCACCTGGCTGTGTCCAGTACTGGACCTGGAGATGCTGCTACTGTCGCTGGGGATGGGAACCCCGTATCTGTGATATTAGGTCAGCACTTGACATATCCGACTACTTCTCTCCTCCCACCACCGACGACAAAG ACACGACTGACTTGGGATTACGTATGCGGTACAGGCCCCGCGGGATATTGGCCATGGGTCCAAACAGAATTCCTCCTCCACCCAGTAGGGAGCTGTGGAACCAGATGCAGCAGGGAGCTGCCCCAGTATACCCCCTTCCTCCTAGGGGCACAGCTAATCCTTACAACAGGGCACCACATCCTCAGCTACCCAGGTCATATCCCTCTGACTCTCGAAAAGTTGTGTGTGACATGGGTCGCAGTAATCCATATGGATTATCATCAGTGCAGCATTCTTCAAAAACTGGGGAGCAAAGTGTTTCTAAAGGAAAAACAATCTACAGCTACAATCCATCTGAGTATGTGGCCAAAGATCGAATGATGAACAATGGAAATTTAGCAGGGAAACAACAAACTTTTAGTTGTGGAGAACTAATGTGTGAAACAAATGGGTTGAGCTCAGACGATCTGCAAGATCTACAACTCAACAGTCCTAAGCTGGTAGACTATGGCTTCAGTGAAACGGATGATTCTGAGGAGGAGAAGAAAGAATCAAAGTCCAGAGTTGTTTTGTTTGGTAAAGATGACCAGGACAGTGATTGCTCTAGTGAGAACAAGAGGAAACTAGATCAGGAGGATCAAGACGAGAATAACAAGGAGGATGTCACTTCAAAGAGGAGGCATGTATTGCCTCCCAGcaacatttatcattttataaggCACTCAGTAAAAACTGAACAAAGTACAACAAAAGAGCCGGAGAAAAAAACGACTGCCTATGTTCCTCCCCATAGACGTCAAACAGTAGAACTTCCGGACTCTTCCCATAGGGACAGTCCAAGCAAACCAGAAAGGAAGAAACAGGCCACACCCAAAGACTATGATTTAAATGTTTCGTCTCCGACTAGTAAACCAAGTCCTAGTCCAGGATCGTACCCTTGGACACCATTCTGGGCGAGCCCTCCTCATCCAATGACTGTACCTGTATCGCCCTTGTACGGTTACCACCAACCCCCCTGTCCTTACCCACCTGGCTACTATTACCACCCAACAGACTGGTACCATGGTAACTCGGCTGGCGAGTCGTATGGTGGAGCTTACCCACAGACGACTCGCACCCATTCCAACAACAGTACAGCTGTGAAAACATCAACTTCATCTCCAACTGCAACCAAGGAAAATCTTCAGACAGATGTCAAAAGTCCTGAACGGCTAGTGTTACCACCAAGGATCAAGTTCTTGGAGAGGACTCGACTTTTAGGCCATAGTACGGATTCAGAAAGTAGCTCATCATTTCCATTGGTTGACTGGAAGGCAAATTTCAAGGAGAAATGTAAACGTTACTGTGGAACTTTCATTGACTCCCATTGCCATCTGGATTTCCTGTTTAACCGTCAATCGTACAGAGGTACCTGGTCTAAGTACAAGATTTTACATGAGGCTACCATGCCTCACAGTTTTGAGGGATGTGTGGCTGTTTTCTGTCACCCTAGCAGCTTCAGATCAGAAG GACTGTGGAGAGATATTGCCCTAGAAGAGGATGTCTGGTTAGCGTTCGGCTGCCACCCTAAAAATGCTACCGAGTTCTCGCCCCGCGCTGAAGAGGGACTGCTCCGCTGTCTGCAGCACAAGAGAGTTGTGGCTTTGGGAGAGATTGGTCTTGACTACTCAGGCAT ATTTAAACAACATCAAGCTATACAGAAGAGTGTGTTTATCAAACAAATCCAACTGGCCCTGGAGATTAACAAACCACTTGTGATACACTGCCGGGACGCAGAGGAGGATTGCCTTCAGATCTTAGAAAAG ACTGTGCCCCGAAACTACAGAATCCATTGTCACTGCTTCACCGGAAACTACGAGTCGGCCAAGAAATGGTTGGACCTGTTCCCTAATCTCTACATCGGTCTGACCCCATTGGTGACCTATCGTACAGCTACCCCCACTCATGAAGTGGCTCGCTTCATACCCCTAGATAGACTCCTGCTGGAGACAGATGCTCCTTACTTCATACCAAGGAAG TTTCCAAAGGAAGATGTTCAGTTTTCACACCCGGGGATGGCGATTACCGTGGCAGAACATGTGGCGTTTCTGAAGAGATGTTCAGTGACAGAAGTATTGCATGCCTGTCGACAGAACACACGGACGATGTACGGGGTATAA